The window GAGCCCTATTCGCGCAGCGACATGTCCGAGGAAGCCCGCGCCAACGCGGCCGGGCTCTACGGCGCGATGTGGGAGGAGTACAAGGCGAACGTCACCAAGGCGCGGCCCAAGCTGCAACTGGCACGCGTGACCGGCGATCCGCTCGCCTGGATTCAAAGCTCGGGCGGCGACATGGCCAAGGCGGCGGTTGGCGCAGGAATGGTCGACAAGCTCGGCGATTATGCGCAATTTGGTGCGCGCGTCGCGCAGGTCGCGGGCGAGGACCCGTGGGACAAGACCCCGGGCAAATTCGCGTCGAGCGAGCTTGAACCTTTTCTCGCCGATCTCGGCGCGATCCGGCAGGGCAAGGCGATCGGCGTCGTCACCATCGCGGGCGAAATCGTCGATGGCGAGGCCGGGCCGGGCACCGCGGGCGGCACGCGGATCGCCGACCTGCTCGACGCTGCGCTCGCGCAGGATCTGGCGGCGCTGGTGGTGCGGGTCGATTCGCCCGGCGGATCGGTGACGGCATCCGAAGAAATCCGCCGCGCGGTCCAGCGCCACCGCGACCGCAAGATCCCCGTCGCGGTCTCCTTCGCCAATGTCGCGGCGAGCGGCGGTTACTGGGTCGCGACCTCGAGCGACCGGATCTTTGCCGAACCCGACACGATCACCGGCTCGATCGGGGTGTTTGCGGTAATTCCCACCTTCGAGGATGCCGCGGCAAAGCTGGGCGTGACCTCCGACGGGTATCGAACCACCGAATTGTCGGGCCAGCCCGATTTCCTCGGCGGCTTTACTCCGGCGATGGACGCGCTGCTCCAGAACTCGATCAACGGCACCTATTCGCGGTTCCTGGGCCGGGTGTCGGCCTCGCGCCGCATGCCGCTCGCACGGGTTGAGGAGGTTGCGCAAGGGCAGGTCTGGGACGGCGGCACTGCGCGCCAGATCGGGCTGGTCGACGAATTCGGCGGGCTGACCGAAGCGCTCGGCTGGGCCGCGGCCAAGGCCGGGGTCAAGGACGGCGAATGGCATCCGGTGTTCCTCGGCGAAAGCGATGGCAATTACGATTCGCTGATCCGCCGGATGGTAACGGGCGGCTCGCAAGCGCGCACCGCGGCAGGCGGCGGCGATATCTTCGCGCTGCTGGGCCGGCGCTCGGAGCATCTCGGCGCGCGGATCAGCGCCGATGCCCTGCGACTGCTCGGCGCCCGTGGCGCGCAGGCGCTGTGCACCGATTGCCCGATCACCGGCACCCCCGTCGCGCCTGCCCCGCGCCCGGGCGATGACCGTGCAGAAGGGATGATCGCGCTGCTGGCCTGGCTGGCGAAGCTGTAAAAGCGCAAAGGCATGCGCGCGAACGCTTGCCAAGCCGCACAGCCCGCTTTAAAGGCGCCCCCCTGTCCGGGCCACACGGCCCACCGGACGGGCGCGTAGCTCAGCGGTAGAGCACACCCTTCACACGGGTGGGGTCACAGGTTCAATCCCTGTCGCGCCCACCATTTCCCGCCCCCTTTGCGGCCCTGGGAAATGATGATCTGGCCGGTTTCCGGCGGGCTCTTCTTTCTCCCCCTCCGTCACGCGCCTCGCGGCTTGACCGCGCGGCGGGTTGCGCGGCAAAGCTGTGCTTCAATCCCGCCGACGGGCGGACAGCTGGGGTCACTGATGCGCAAACTTGTCCGGGGCCTGAGCCTCATCGCGATCGCCGCCGCTTGCCATGCGGCTGCGCCGTCGGCGGCACAATCCTTCATCGAAGGGAGCTTCGACCGCGCCATCCCGACGCTGACCGAGAATGCAGGCCATGCGCCGGGGGCGAAGATCACCTCCCCCGATCAGACCTACGCCTATCTGAAGGCGCTGGCCGAGGCCGCGCCGGACCGGGCGCGGCTGGTGCAATATGCGACAAGCTGGGAGGGCCGCCCGCTCTATTACCTCGTCCTGTCCGCCCCCGCCAACATCGCGCGGCTTGATGCGATCCGAGCCGACATGGCGAACATCGCCGCGGGACGCGCAGGCAATGGCAGCGCGCTGCCGGTGACGTGGCTGGCATACGGCGTCCACGGCAACGAGATTTCCTCGACCGATGCCGCGCTGATGACCGCCTACCACCTGCTCGCCGCCAAGGGCGATGCGCGCGCCGACAAGATCATGGGCAATACCATCGTCGTGATCGACCCGATGCAGAACCCCGATGGCCGCGCGCGGTTTTTGAACAACTTCCTTGCCTCGACCGGGATCGTCCCCGATGGCGACCGGCAGGCAGCCGAACACGACGAACCCTGGCCGTCGGGCCGGGTGAACCATTACATGTTCGATTTGAACCGCGACTGGTTCACGTTGTCGCAACCCGAAACCCGCGGCAAGGTGGCGGCGATCCGCGACTGGAACCCGGTGGTTGTGGTGGACCTCCACGAAATGAGCGGGGACGAAAGCTACTTCTTCTCGCCCGCCGCCCAGCCCTTCAGCCCCAACCTCACGCCTGCGCAGATCCGCGCCTACGAGAAGATCGGGCGCTACAACGCCGCGGCCTTCGATGCGCGCGGCGAGCCCTATTTCACGCGCGAGGTCTATGACCTGTTCTACCCTGGATACGGCGATACCTGGAACGCGCATCAGGGCGCGATCGGTTCGACCTATGAACAGGGATCGGCACGCGGACTGGTGTGGGAGCGGCGCGACGGGACCACGCTGACCTATGCCGAGACGGTCGCCAATCACTTCACCGCCAGCCTGGCGACGGCTGCGGCAGTGGCGGACAATCCGGGCAAGTTCCTCGCCGATTATGCCGCCTACCGCGCTGGCAATGCGCAGGGCGCGGCAGGCAGGGGCAGCTATGTCATCGATCTCGGCAAGCGTCGCTGGAATGCCGAGCGGCTCGGCCGGCGGCTCGCTGCGCAGGGCATCACCGTGCTGCGCCGCGAGGGCAGCGCGAACGTCTGCGGCAAGTCCTATCCCGCCGGCTACCTTGCGGTGCCGCAAGCCCAGCCTGCCGCACGGCTGATCCGCAGCCTGCTCGACCGCGATACGCCGCTGCCGGCCGATTTCCTCGCCGAGCAGGAGCGCCGCCGTTCGGTCGATCTGCCGCACGAGCTTTATGATGTCACCGCATGGGCCGTGGGGCCGATGGCCGGGGTCGATGTGATGCTGTGCAGCGGTGCGGCCGGGGGTGAGCCGATGGCGGCCGACATGCCGATTGCCGCGCGCCAATCGGGCAGCGGCGCCTTTGCCGTCGCCGTGCCGTGGACCGACAGCGGACAGGCGCGGCTGGTGGCGCTGGCGCTGCGCGAGGGCATTGAGGGGCGCGTCACCGACCGCGCCTTTTCCACCGGCGGCCGCAGCTTCCCGCGCGGCACGGTGGTGTTCCCGGCGGGGCGCAACACGCCCGAAAAGCTGGCGCGGCTTGCAGAACTGTCGCGTGAGATCGGGGCCGAAACCGCCGCACTCGACAGCGGCTGGACCGAAACCGGGCCGAATCTCGGCAGCGAGCATTTCGCCCGGCTGACCCTGCCCCGCGTGGCGGTGGCATGGGACGACGGCGTCTCGCCGCTCTCGGCGGGGTCGCTGCGCTATGTGCTCGAACAGCGCATCGGCCTGCCCGTCACCCCGATCCGCACCGCGCGGCTTGGCCGGGCGGACCTCAGCGATTACGACGTGGTGCTCGTTCCCGAAGGCGATCCTTCGGCGCAACTGGGCGACAGCGGACAGCGCGCCTTGCGCAGCTTCGTGCAGCGCGGCGGAGTGCTGGTCGCGATCGGGGAAAGCCTCGATGCCTTCACCGGCGGCGACACGCCGCTGCTTGCGGTCAAGCGCGAGGCGGCGCTGGGCCGCGACCCTGCCGCATCGGGCGAGAGTGCGAAGAGCGATCTGGCCGAGGCCGCCGAAATCACCAGCGACAGCGCCTATCGCGAGGCGATCAAGGATCAGGCGGCGCTGCCCGATACCCTGCCCGGCGCGCTGCTCAACGTGGTGGGCGAGCCCGACCATTTCCTCTCCGCCGGCTACGACGATGGCGCGGTGGTGCTGGCAAGCGGCACGCAGATTTTTACCCCGGTGGCGCGCGACAAGGGCGTCAACGTCCTGCGGTTCGCCGCGCCTGCCGGCCTGATCGCGAGCGGATACGTGTGGGACGAGAACCGCCGGCAACTGGGCTACAAGCCCTACCTCATGGCGCAGCAGACCGGCCGCGGGCTGGTGATCGGCTTTGCGCATGATCCTTCGACCCGCGGCTATCTCGAAGGGCTCGATCTGCTCATCGCCAATGCGGTTCTGGTGGCGCCGTCGCGGGTGCGCTGACGGCATCACGCCCACCAGAGTGTTCTAGGCGATTGACATGCGATGTGTCATGCTGGCGGGCATGACGCTGTTCCATGCGCTTGTCGTGCTCCATGTCGCCACCGGCGCGGTGGGTCTGGCGGCGTTCTGGGGACCGATCGTCACCAGAAAAGGCGCAGCCCGCCACCGCCAGTGGGGCCGGGCTGCCTGTTATGGCTTTCTGGGCGCCGGGATGCTGGCGATAGCGATGGCGATGCTGTCGCTGTTCGGGCCCGAACATCGCCACCCGGAAGTCACCGACCGCGCGCTCTACGACGGACTGTTTGGCTGGATGATGCTTTATCTCGGCACGCTGACGATCGGCTTTGTCGATTACGGGCTGGCAGTTGTACGGCATAGCCGCGAGCGCACGGTGCTGCGCCGGCCGCGCTATCAGGCGGTGATCGCGGCGGTGGTGCTGTCCGGCGCGTGGTGCGGCTGGTATGGCTGGCAGGTGGGCCACCCGCTGATGATGCTGGTCGCGTTCATCGGCATCGCCGCGATGCTGATCCAGCAGCGCTATATCTGGCGGGCAGGCGATCCCCCGCGCGGCAGCCCCGCCCCCAAGCAGCGAAGCGGCAGGGCACCAGATTACATCGGCGAGCATTTCCGCGCGCTGATCGGGATGGGCATTTCGGCCTATACCGCCTTCCTGTCGGTCGGGCTGATCCGGATGGTGCCCGAACATGTCTTCAACCCCGCGATCTGGGCCGGGCCGAGCGTGATCGGGGTGGGCCTGATCCTCTATTTCACGATCAAGGGCAAAAAGGCCGCGATGCCCCCGCTCTCAGGCGCACGCCCACATCCGCAATAGGTTGGCGATGGTCTTGTCGAGCGTGAGCAATTCGGCCGACTGGCTGGCAAGCTGACGCCGCAGGCTTGCGCGCAGGTTCTCCAGATCGAACAGGAGTTCGCGGCGCGCAGCATCCTCGATCATGCTTTCGATCCAGCCGACGCACACGATCCGCGTGCCGCGTGTGACCGGGCGCACCTCGTGGATGCTGCCGGAAGGGTAGAGCATCAGATGGCCAGGCGCGCCCTTGACCTGCTGCGTCGTGCCCGCCGCATCGATCACCAACTCGCCGCCGTCGTATTCTTCGGGCGGGGTCAGGAACAGCGTGAAGGACAGGTCGGTGCGGATACGCCGGTCGCCGCGGCCCATCAGCGCGTTGTCGACATGCGGCCCATAGCCTCCGCCCTCGCCCGTCCGACTGATCAGCAGCGGCGAAAAGCGGCGGGGCTGCGCCGCGGCGCGGATCACCGGGTGATCGGCCAGCAGCGCGGACAGTTCGGATTGCAGCGCGCGGCCCGGCGCGCTGTCCATTATCGCCTGTTCGTTACGCTTGACCTCGGCCGCGACTGCGCCCGCAGTTTCGCGCCCGTCGCGCCAGTCGAGCAGCGCAATCCGCTCGGCGATGGCGGCAAGACGATCAGGCTCGGGAATGGCGTGGATGGCAAGGATCATGCCGCCCCGCTTAGCGCCGCAAGACGCCTTCGGCCAGCAAGCGGTTGACCCCGGCGGCAACCGCGTCTGCGCTCAGCCCCTGCTTGTCGCCCCACACGACATAGCGCAG is drawn from Erythrobacter neustonensis and contains these coding sequences:
- the sppA gene encoding signal peptide peptidase SppA, whose amino-acid sequence is MSFVGKVWKVLVGVKDGLVLLFMLLFFLAVFAILSARPNPGQVRDGALLIDLGGVIVEEKTALDPVQALLARSAPMAETRARDVVRALDAAAGDARIKAVVIDMTTFLGGGQVHLKDIGEAMDRVRQAKKPVFTYALGYADDHMLIAAHASEVWMDPQGMAVIAGPGGNNLYYAGLLEKLSVKARIYRVGAFKSAVEPYSRSDMSEEARANAAGLYGAMWEEYKANVTKARPKLQLARVTGDPLAWIQSSGGDMAKAAVGAGMVDKLGDYAQFGARVAQVAGEDPWDKTPGKFASSELEPFLADLGAIRQGKAIGVVTIAGEIVDGEAGPGTAGGTRIADLLDAALAQDLAALVVRVDSPGGSVTASEEIRRAVQRHRDRKIPVAVSFANVAASGGYWVATSSDRIFAEPDTITGSIGVFAVIPTFEDAAAKLGVTSDGYRTTELSGQPDFLGGFTPAMDALLQNSINGTYSRFLGRVSASRRMPLARVEEVAQGQVWDGGTARQIGLVDEFGGLTEALGWAAAKAGVKDGEWHPVFLGESDGNYDSLIRRMVTGGSQARTAAGGGDIFALLGRRSEHLGARISADALRLLGARGAQALCTDCPITGTPVAPAPRPGDDRAEGMIALLAWLAKL
- a CDS encoding M14 family metallopeptidase, whose product is MRKLVRGLSLIAIAAACHAAAPSAAQSFIEGSFDRAIPTLTENAGHAPGAKITSPDQTYAYLKALAEAAPDRARLVQYATSWEGRPLYYLVLSAPANIARLDAIRADMANIAAGRAGNGSALPVTWLAYGVHGNEISSTDAALMTAYHLLAAKGDARADKIMGNTIVVIDPMQNPDGRARFLNNFLASTGIVPDGDRQAAEHDEPWPSGRVNHYMFDLNRDWFTLSQPETRGKVAAIRDWNPVVVVDLHEMSGDESYFFSPAAQPFSPNLTPAQIRAYEKIGRYNAAAFDARGEPYFTREVYDLFYPGYGDTWNAHQGAIGSTYEQGSARGLVWERRDGTTLTYAETVANHFTASLATAAAVADNPGKFLADYAAYRAGNAQGAAGRGSYVIDLGKRRWNAERLGRRLAAQGITVLRREGSANVCGKSYPAGYLAVPQAQPAARLIRSLLDRDTPLPADFLAEQERRRSVDLPHELYDVTAWAVGPMAGVDVMLCSGAAGGEPMAADMPIAARQSGSGAFAVAVPWTDSGQARLVALALREGIEGRVTDRAFSTGGRSFPRGTVVFPAGRNTPEKLARLAELSREIGAETAALDSGWTETGPNLGSEHFARLTLPRVAVAWDDGVSPLSAGSLRYVLEQRIGLPVTPIRTARLGRADLSDYDVVLVPEGDPSAQLGDSGQRALRSFVQRGGVLVAIGESLDAFTGGDTPLLAVKREAALGRDPAASGESAKSDLAEAAEITSDSAYREAIKDQAALPDTLPGALLNVVGEPDHFLSAGYDDGAVVLASGTQIFTPVARDKGVNVLRFAAPAGLIASGYVWDENRRQLGYKPYLMAQQTGRGLVIGFAHDPSTRGYLEGLDLLIANAVLVAPSRVR
- a CDS encoding Fe2+-dependent dioxygenase, which encodes MILAIHAIPEPDRLAAIAERIALLDWRDGRETAGAVAAEVKRNEQAIMDSAPGRALQSELSALLADHPVIRAAAQPRRFSPLLISRTGEGGGYGPHVDNALMGRGDRRIRTDLSFTLFLTPPEEYDGGELVIDAAGTTQQVKGAPGHLMLYPSGSIHEVRPVTRGTRIVCVGWIESMIEDAARRELLFDLENLRASLRRQLASQSAELLTLDKTIANLLRMWACA